A window of Lentibacillus sp. Marseille-P4043 contains these coding sequences:
- a CDS encoding UDP-N-acetylmuramoyl-tripeptide--D-alanyl-D-alanine ligase, translating into MLFTTNWLTSFFTDFKGAALDAISIDAVTTDSRKETKKALFIPLVGENFDGHDYVKQAFDNGAVAVMWNKQKDLPTFLPTDFPVFFVDDTQKALQTLAAAYREEVNPIVIGITGSNGKTTTKDVTAAVMASTYRTHYTEGNFNNHIGLPLTVLSMPNETEVLVLEMGMNHFGEIEELSKLAKPDYAIITNIGESHIEYLGSREGIAKAKLEITQGLKQDGYLIIDGDEDLLQPLDKKLNVITCGFHRNNDVVIEQSTINQDETVFVLSDGYEYKIPLLGKHHAKNATYAITLASQLGISREVIIQALRTLELTSMRFEMLTGTNGVSVINDAYNASPTSMKAAIEVVKQMAGFNEKVLILGDMFELGQQADDLHQSVAAVIDDSITAVFTFGEKAALISQTVNRENTSIDCNHFTTRKELTDAIEGYLKPESLLLFKASRGMQFESFVNAIIHP; encoded by the coding sequence ATGTTATTTACGACAAATTGGCTTACCAGCTTTTTTACTGATTTTAAAGGGGCAGCGTTAGATGCTATTTCAATTGATGCTGTTACAACTGATAGTAGAAAAGAAACAAAAAAGGCATTATTTATTCCACTCGTCGGTGAGAATTTCGATGGGCACGATTATGTCAAGCAGGCATTTGATAATGGTGCTGTAGCGGTGATGTGGAACAAGCAAAAAGACTTGCCAACCTTTTTGCCAACTGATTTTCCGGTGTTTTTCGTTGATGATACACAAAAGGCATTACAGACGTTAGCGGCAGCATATAGAGAAGAAGTCAATCCCATTGTAATTGGAATAACTGGATCGAATGGGAAGACTACAACAAAAGATGTCACAGCGGCTGTAATGGCTTCAACATATCGGACTCATTATACAGAAGGAAATTTTAATAATCACATCGGATTGCCATTAACGGTTTTGTCGATGCCGAATGAAACAGAAGTACTTGTACTGGAAATGGGAATGAATCATTTTGGCGAAATAGAAGAGCTTTCTAAGCTTGCAAAGCCAGATTATGCAATCATTACGAATATTGGCGAGTCCCATATCGAATACCTTGGATCACGCGAAGGTATCGCAAAAGCAAAACTAGAAATCACACAAGGCCTGAAGCAAGATGGTTACCTCATTATTGATGGTGATGAAGATTTATTGCAACCACTAGATAAAAAGCTTAATGTTATAACATGTGGTTTTCACCGTAATAATGATGTCGTTATTGAACAATCTACGATAAATCAGGACGAAACTGTTTTTGTTTTGTCTGATGGATATGAATATAAGATTCCGTTATTAGGGAAACATCATGCTAAAAATGCAACGTATGCCATTACACTTGCATCTCAGTTGGGAATATCTAGGGAAGTAATTATACAGGCATTACGTACATTGGAATTAACATCCATGCGTTTTGAAATGTTAACTGGTACGAACGGTGTATCAGTTATTAATGATGCCTACAATGCTTCACCGACATCAATGAAGGCGGCGATTGAGGTCGTCAAGCAAATGGCTGGCTTTAACGAAAAGGTCCTGATTCTTGGAGATATGTTTGAACTCGGGCAACAGGCTGATGATTTACACCAATCCGTCGCAGCTGTCATCGATGATTCTATAACAGCTGTATTTACTTTTGGCGAAAAGGCCGCATTAATTTCCCAAACAGTTAATCGAGAAAACACTTCTATTGATTGTAATCATTTTACAACGCGCAAAGAATTGACAGATGCCATAGAAGGTTACTTAAAACCGGAATCACTTTTATTGTTTAAGGCTTCACGTGGCATGCAGTTTGAATCGTTTGTTAACGCAATAATACATCCATAA
- a CDS encoding UDP-N-acetylmuramoyl-L-alanyl-D-glutamate--2,6-diaminopimelate ligase: MKITDILSVLPFYDVTNLMEGMEINTIEMDSRKVKSGDLFVCIKGYTVDGHDYVQQAVNNGAVAILAEKRLEVDVPVIIVGDTSRAAAMLATKFYNYPTRKFPLIGVTGTNGKTTVTYLLETIFKQFKKKTGVIGTIQMKIGDDSYPVKNTTPDALFLQKVFDQMVKDNVETGIMEVSSHALDQGRVFGCEFDIAIFTNLSQDHLDYHKDMDDYLRAKSLLFAQLGNTYNDKQKKFAVINQDDPVSKILKRSTAQHVLTYGCKNEAQIMATDIQLDVTATNFILKTPIGEIAIKSKLIGMFNVYNMLAASAAAIAANIPLTTIKTALENITGVSGRFEPVLAGQSFATLVDYAHTPDSLENVLQTINGFAKQKVYVVVGCGGDRDKTKRPLMAEIALKYADRAIFTSDNPRTEDAQSILDDMTEGLEQDHFDVITNRKEAIFKTIELAKADDIVLIAGKGHETYQQIGDVKYDFDDRQVAREAIQAKENK, encoded by the coding sequence ATGAAAATAACTGATATTCTTTCCGTATTGCCATTCTATGACGTTACGAACCTAATGGAGGGCATGGAAATCAACACCATCGAAATGGATTCCCGTAAAGTAAAAAGTGGTGATCTATTTGTCTGTATTAAGGGATATACAGTTGATGGACATGATTATGTTCAACAAGCTGTCAACAACGGAGCAGTTGCTATTCTAGCAGAAAAAAGACTAGAAGTGGATGTGCCTGTTATTATTGTTGGAGATACATCACGTGCTGCCGCAATGCTCGCAACTAAATTTTACAATTACCCGACGAGAAAATTCCCGCTTATCGGTGTTACGGGAACAAATGGAAAAACGACGGTTACCTATCTGTTGGAGACCATATTTAAACAATTTAAAAAGAAAACCGGTGTAATTGGAACAATCCAGATGAAAATTGGTGATGATAGCTATCCAGTGAAAAATACGACACCAGATGCATTGTTTTTACAAAAAGTATTTGATCAGATGGTAAAGGATAACGTCGAAACAGGCATCATGGAGGTATCATCCCATGCGCTTGATCAAGGGCGGGTATTTGGTTGTGAATTTGATATAGCGATATTTACGAATTTGTCACAAGATCACCTCGATTATCATAAAGATATGGATGATTATTTACGTGCCAAAAGTCTTTTGTTTGCACAGTTAGGGAATACTTATAACGATAAACAGAAAAAATTTGCTGTTATCAATCAGGATGATCCGGTAAGCAAAATTCTAAAACGCAGTACGGCACAACATGTATTAACTTATGGTTGTAAAAATGAAGCACAGATTATGGCGACTGATATACAATTAGATGTAACTGCAACAAACTTTATTTTAAAAACGCCGATTGGTGAAATAGCAATTAAAAGCAAACTTATTGGTATGTTTAACGTATACAATATGTTGGCGGCAAGTGCCGCGGCAATTGCTGCGAATATTCCACTAACTACTATTAAAACGGCATTGGAAAATATAACCGGTGTTAGTGGGCGTTTTGAACCGGTCCTAGCAGGTCAATCATTTGCTACATTAGTGGATTATGCTCATACACCGGATTCGCTGGAGAATGTGTTACAAACAATTAACGGCTTTGCAAAGCAAAAAGTATATGTAGTTGTCGGCTGTGGCGGGGATCGTGATAAAACAAAACGTCCGTTGATGGCAGAAATTGCATTAAAATATGCCGATCGAGCAATATTTACATCTGACAATCCACGAACAGAGGATGCACAGTCCATTTTGGATGATATGACAGAGGGGTTAGAACAAGATCATTTTGATGTGATTACGAACCGTAAAGAAGCAATCTTTAAAACAATTGAACTTGCAAAAGCTGATGACATTGTGTTAATTGCCGGCAAGGGACATGAAACATACCAGCAAATTGGGGATGTGAAATATGACTTTGATGATCGGCAAGTAGCTCGAGAAGCAATTCAAGCTAAGGAGAATAAATAA
- a CDS encoding stage V sporulation protein D, with the protein MKRVSAVTVRKRIVTVFLCGLFVLAVIIIRLGYVQFIIGDKLMAKANNSWTRDIEFQPERGRILDINGDILAENVSAPSVVLVPRQIKNPQKTAEQLAEILDLSVKKAYEYVTENSSQVSIHPEGRKISEKQEETIRTLNLDGVYLAKDSKRSYPNGDDLAHVLGFAGIDNQGLMGLELYYNDKLNGEKGSLSFYSDAKGKKLEDLADIYKPPVDGLDLKTTINSKVQTIMERELDLAVTKFNPDGALAIAVNPKTGGILGMTSRPNFDPENYQEVDSEIFDRNLPIWKTYEPGSTFKIITLAAALEEEQVDLKKDTFDDDGSISVGGANLHCWKSGGHGHQTYLEVVQNSCNPGFVNLGLELGKEKLFSYIRDFGFGKKTGIDLQGEGNGILFKPENVGPVELATTSFGQGVSVTPIQQVMAVAATVNGGYLYKPHIAKEWIDPRTEEVVDAVETVTKDRVISGKTSKEVRRALENVVANGSGRPAYVDGYRVGGKTGTAQKVGPDGRYMQNNYIVSFIGFAPADDPEIVVYVAIDNPKDTVQFGGVVAAPIVGTIIGDSLRTLGVEPREGGLEKDYQWPDQPKVEVPDLVGLKKGELTEYMTNLSIETNGSGDYIIDQAPQPGTKVEQGSKIRIYFSDKKDRESD; encoded by the coding sequence ATGAAACGTGTATCTGCTGTTACCGTAAGAAAACGAATAGTCACTGTTTTTCTCTGTGGATTATTCGTGCTCGCAGTCATTATTATTCGTTTAGGTTATGTCCAATTTATAATTGGTGACAAGTTAATGGCCAAAGCGAATAACTCTTGGACAAGGGATATTGAATTTCAGCCAGAACGAGGTAGAATTTTAGACATTAATGGTGATATATTGGCTGAAAATGTATCTGCTCCTTCCGTTGTACTAGTGCCGAGACAAATAAAAAATCCACAAAAAACAGCTGAACAACTAGCGGAGATTTTAGATTTATCAGTAAAAAAAGCATACGAATACGTTACCGAAAACAGTTCACAGGTAAGTATTCATCCAGAAGGGAGGAAAATTTCCGAAAAACAGGAAGAAACAATCCGAACACTTAATCTTGATGGTGTTTATTTGGCGAAAGATTCAAAGCGAAGTTACCCAAATGGGGACGATTTAGCGCATGTTTTAGGCTTTGCTGGTATTGATAATCAAGGATTAATGGGCTTAGAACTCTATTACAATGACAAACTTAATGGAGAAAAAGGAAGTTTATCATTTTACTCGGATGCTAAAGGAAAGAAACTAGAAGATCTAGCCGACATTTACAAGCCACCTGTCGACGGTCTGGATTTAAAAACGACTATTAACTCCAAAGTGCAAACCATTATGGAACGGGAACTTGATTTAGCTGTAACAAAATTTAATCCTGATGGCGCTTTGGCAATCGCAGTGAACCCAAAGACAGGTGGAATACTTGGTATGACATCAAGACCAAACTTCGACCCAGAAAATTATCAGGAAGTTGATTCGGAAATATTTGACCGTAATTTGCCGATCTGGAAAACATATGAACCTGGATCAACATTCAAAATTATTACCCTTGCCGCAGCTTTAGAAGAAGAACAGGTGGATCTAAAAAAGGATACATTTGATGACGATGGTTCTATTTCAGTTGGCGGAGCAAATTTGCATTGTTGGAAAAGTGGGGGACATGGCCACCAAACTTATTTAGAGGTCGTGCAGAACTCCTGCAATCCAGGTTTTGTTAACTTAGGATTAGAACTAGGTAAAGAAAAATTATTTTCCTATATCAGAGATTTCGGCTTTGGTAAGAAAACAGGAATTGATTTACAGGGTGAAGGTAATGGGATTCTATTTAAGCCAGAAAATGTCGGTCCAGTGGAGCTAGCAACGACGTCATTTGGACAAGGTGTATCTGTTACCCCAATTCAGCAAGTCATGGCAGTAGCAGCTACGGTGAATGGTGGGTATTTATACAAACCCCATATTGCTAAAGAATGGATTGACCCACGAACAGAAGAGGTTGTTGATGCCGTTGAGACTGTTACGAAGGATAGAGTTATTTCTGGCAAGACTTCTAAAGAGGTACGTCGTGCATTAGAGAATGTTGTAGCGAATGGTTCTGGTAGACCAGCATATGTTGATGGATATCGCGTAGGTGGAAAAACGGGAACAGCTCAGAAGGTTGGTCCAGATGGTAGGTATATGCAAAATAACTATATTGTTTCATTTATCGGGTTTGCTCCTGCAGATGATCCGGAAATTGTTGTCTATGTTGCAATTGATAATCCGAAAGACACGGTTCAATTTGGTGGAGTGGTAGCTGCACCAATTGTTGGAACGATTATTGGTGATAGTTTACGAACATTAGGTGTTGAGCCAAGAGAAGGTGGACTTGAAAAAGATTATCAATGGCCAGATCAACCGAAAGTGGAAGTACCGGATTTAGTCGGTTTGAAAAAGGGTGAACTAACCGAATACATGACAAACCTATCGATTGAAACAAATGGTTCAGGCGATTATATTATTGATCAAGCACCACAGCCTGGAACGAAAGTGGAACAAGGCTCAAAAATCAGAATTTATTTTTCCGATAAAAAAGATCGTGAATCGGATTAA